CAAAGGCGATCAGGTCGGTAATAGCTTTGTCGCAATCACTGACCCCGGCACTTCGATGGTGGATACTGCTCAAGCAAATGGATTTCGACGTGTTTTCCTAACCCCGCCTGAAGTTGGCGGGCGATTTTCTGCTTTTACTTATTTCGGGATGCTGCCAGGCGCTCTTATTGGGGCGCGTATTGGAGCTTTGCTCGAAAACGGCGGCGAAATGGCAACTTTATGCTCGGAATCAAGAATAGATAACAACAATTTAGGCATTAAATTAGGTGCTGCTATTGGGGCGCTGGCATTAGAGGGATTAGATAAACTCACTTTCATCACTTCTCCAGGAATAGAGAGCTTCGGCGATTGGGTAGAACAGTTGATTGCCGAAAGCACCGGCAAAGAAGGAAAAGGCATTCTCCCCGTAGTCGGCGAACCTCTAGGTGAACCGGACGACTATGGCCAAGATAGAGTGTTTGTCTATCTCAAGCTGAAAGAGGCTAAGGCCGAAGCCCTTGAAGCCAAACTTAAAGTCTTATTAGAAGCCGGCTATCCCCTTATTACGTGTGAGCTAGAGGACACTCTTGATCTCGGCGCTCAGTTCTTCTTATGGGAATTCGCAACATCGATGGCGGGAGTTGTTCTTGACATTAATCCTTTCAGCGAACCAAATGTAAAAGAAAGCAAGGATATCACGCTAAGCCTCATCAAGAAGTACCAATCAACCGGCAATGCGCCGGAAGCGCCCGCTGGAACAATAGATACCGATTGGCCGGTTGAAGATATTTATCAAGCTTTGACAACTTTAATGGCAAAGGTAAACCCTGGCGATTATATCGCGCTTAATGCGTTCATCGAACACACAGAGGAAACGGAGGAGAAACTGCAATCAATTCGAGCCAAATTGATGAAAGCCCTCAAAGTGGCTACAACACTCGGCTATGGGCCGCGTTTCCTGCACTCAACAGGGCAATATCATAAGGGTGGACCTAATAAA
The window above is part of the bacterium genome. Proteins encoded here:
- a CDS encoding glucose-6-phosphate isomerase, whose product is MNYSVKLELGSYKDQVQSAVDILQKREAARKIWLQDPTLWKSDEESVKSISNRLGWLNLGAVMKNRLPELIEFAQEIKGEGFTDVLLLGMGGSSLCPEVLTRTFGSAPGFPKLHVLDSTVPAQVTDFESRVDLAHTLVVVPCKSGGTVEPNSLMSYFYEKIKDIKGDQVGNSFVAITDPGTSMVDTAQANGFRRVFLTPPEVGGRFSAFTYFGMLPGALIGARIGALLENGGEMATLCSESRIDNNNLGIKLGAAIGALALEGLDKLTFITSPGIESFGDWVEQLIAESTGKEGKGILPVVGEPLGEPDDYGQDRVFVYLKLKEAKAEALEAKLKVLLEAGYPLITCELEDTLDLGAQFFLWEFATSMAGVVLDINPFSEPNVKESKDITLSLIKKYQSTGNAPEAPAGTIDTDWPVEDIYQALTTLMAKVNPGDYIALNAFIEHTEETEEKLQSIRAKLMKALKVATTLGYGPRFLHSTGQYHKGGPNKGLFIEFFAKDLEPLPIPGQEFSFCILKQAQALGDFETLRKHNRRAMLVNLKSDVIGGLQKLVDAAITIK